The genomic segment tttgggcggaaagaaaaatacatatttttgatTTCCGTTAAACaaggagcacaatatttaccccGACTTGCAAGGCCAGAACCTTGGAGAAGTCTGTTGTAAATATACGTCATAGAATAATCCACCCAGCCCTTTTTATACAGGACACTACCTGCGTTTATATACGTGTATGCTGTATTCAGCGTAACTTTGTAATGTTTCATCACTGTGCAGCAGTGACATTGGCCCGGTCCGATGGAGCTCTCACAATGTCTTCCAATCCACGCTAGTCACTTAATACTGACTGGTAAAGTTGTTATGATTTTAAAGGTTCAATggcttgtgttttatttgcatGGACATTCATTAGAGCACGTTTAGAGAGTAAAAAACTACAATGGGCTGAGGTtactgcactcacacacacttaaagaaTGCCACATTCAGACTGAGAAGAGCAGCATTAGAGCTCCTTCAATTTAGTGCAATTGTATGAAATGTAGGGtcgagaaaaataaataaacagtgaTCACGTGATTTATTATACCCAATTGGTGCTCCAATAAACCAGATTAATTTACATTGAATACTCCTGGCAAATTATAAAGGTTATTGCGGACTGGAGAATATATTTTCATGTGTGTGAATCTTTTGCTTTGAATGTATAATCTGTATAaatatatcattgtgtgtgtctgtcggaaTAGAGATATATCGATATGATTGATGTTTTATAAGAACAACCTATGGTTGCCCCCTGACGGCCCTGGTTGtcccccattttttatttcttgcTATGACAACACGGCGGCTATTGGTCGGCGGTTACATGACGTCTTACCTCTGCATAACCCGGATGAAGCGGGAACCTCCCGAGGGTTTTCCTCCACGCTGGATCGCTTACTGATTTCTAACTTAAACTTCTCTGTAAGGTAAAGCGTTACATTTGGAAACACTAGACACCCGTGTATTGGTTACTCGTGTGGAAGATGGCGAATGCTGTATTACGAGGATAACAGTTTTTGTAGGACTGTAAAACTTAACTTCCAGGCTCCGGAAGAAGTGGTGTTAGCTATCTAGCGCTACTAGGGGTAGCTCACTTTGTTGGACACACAACGCGGGTTTGCCACAAGTCTGGGGGTCGATCGACACTATTTCACTCTATAATCTGTCATTTGGTTTCTATGCTGTGTGGACGAGCTATCAAAAGTGGGGTCATTCGAGACAAATGGTATTGATAAAGTCGCCTAAAGTTAATTTCTACACCCTATTTTAAGTGGTTGTTGAATGAAACACTGAGGCTACACAAAGGTTCACTTTGCTGTTTTTGTGTGATACTACACGTTATATATTATCAAGCACCCGTAACCTGCTGGTGTTGGCAGTACCAACCTTGGATCTAAAAGTAAAACGTTATCGTTTACTGCACACCGACCCACTGGGTGGAGTACATTCAGATTAACTTTTTGCAGCCGGTTTGTCATCaacacttggtgtgtgtgtgtgttgtgcttgtTAACCCGTTTCGGTGTGATCTCGTTTAGTGCTTTTTATACTCAGAGATTTGACAATCACAAATCAATACTGTTTGTGCTACCTGGGATACATTTTGAGTTGTCATTGATTATAGCACAAATATAGGATAATGGACATGCAAGGGAAATACAAGGCCATAGGGACGGTTGAATAGGCGGTTGTAGTATATCGGGATAATAGGAGTTAAAATCTGACATATTTGATACATAAATGTCCACACACGGGCTACTAAATATGAATTATGGCTAAAATGAAATGGCCACAGCATAGGCAGACGAGGATGCAGGGTAAAGGATCGTCCCATCTCTTGACAAAATCGTATCGGTAAATCTGCTTACAGGGCTGAATGGGTGAGGCGCAGCATAGCATTGTAtcgtatgttttttttagggGTAGATGGACCAATGGCCGCCCCTGTCCAGACCAGACTTGATTTCCCCTCTAAACCCAACAGGGGCGGTATTACACCGTGACGTATTTGGTTCACCGCTTTATGCCAAGAGAAGAAGACTGCATAGCACGCCATCTATCCATGCACAACCTTTATGGAAATAAATACCAGGGAAGTAGCAAATGTGTTCTACACATTCGAACTCAAGATCCCAATGTAGTGACAGATGAAAATGATGTGCTGTTTCACTGACTATGTTCAGACTAAATGCATTTTCCCCCTGGGGAAGAAACCTGTCCAGTCTGTCTTTAAGTAGTAATTCTGATTGACATCTGCATTAAATGTCGGTTTGGCATAATAAACAGTACCACTGTGTTCAATGTGGGAGCAAGGTTGTTATTTACCCATGTATACCATGATACTTCCTTCCAAAATGGTTGTCCACAAGCAGGATGCTTTCTTCAAATAAATCAGCAAACGATTACGACCATGGAGAGTTTTGGTAGCTCATACCTATCTTTGTGTTTATGTTCACATTCTTTGATTATCCCTCATGTAGCTACTGCTTACACTTGATTTAAGGCACCTTTCCTCTGGTTTCAGGTCCACAGCTCCACTTTAAGCCATGGCTGATGAAAGGCCGGACTGGCAGAAGATCGGGGAGGAATTCATCCAGCTGTACTATTCCCGCTTTGACACTGGCAACCGGTCGTCGCTGGGCGAACTCTATGTAAGTCTGTCTTCTCCCAGTGTTTGGGCCCCATTTAAGGACATGCTGTATTTTTAGACTGCGCTGCCGCCTGTCAATGGGCTTTCTGAAGTGATCGTTCACACGGATGATTATAGAACTGCAATATTCATCAATACGACCATCAGTATAACAATATCAATGAATCAAAGCCTTATCATAAATGACTAATGGCCAAGATGGTCAAAAAGGTATTAATTGTAAATCACTCATTGAATGAATGACAGGAAGGTTTCAAATGGGTTTTTAATCCATTTCACCCATTAATTAAAATAGGTGTTCTGGTTGGCCCAACACACTTGTCACACAGGCAATCTGCGTCATAGCGAGTAGCGACCCAGGCCCGATTTTATGCTGCAAGTCATACCCTCTGTTTCAACACACTTGCCTGTCGCTCCGCTCTCCTGTCCATAAATGGATACCAAATATATCTAAACAAAGAAAAGATGGTTTTCTTCAAAAAAAGAAGCATGATCATGTACCCCTCTATAAACTGTACTAATCCCTAGGGGCAGGACCCTTAAAAAGCGTGATCAAATCTAGTTCCATCTTGTTGCCTCTGTACAAGGCACTTACATGTGGTGTGGTTTGTTCCCTCAGTATCAATCCGCCTGGATGACCTGGGAAGGAGAGATGTTCCACGGGAAAGAGGTCATAGTAAACAAATTAACCGTAAgtgtcctcccccctcactttgtgtgtgatgtgtgacgGTTCCTCGTTTGTTAGCTCTCGGACTAACTTTCTCTTCTCCACCCTGGCAACCGCAGACCTTGCCTTTCAAAACAATTCAACACAATATCACGAAACAGGACTGCCAACCCACACCAGATAATTGTATTGTTGTTATGGTGATGGGACAGCTAAAGGTGAGTGTTTCCTTCTTACTTTGTCTTGTATTTAAGGTCTGTCACACAAAGGACTTTAAAACCTTCTACACATTACCCTCAAGCCCATGTTCATATATTGTTGAGAATGATTTTTCTCAATGGGTTGGGTTGTGTGCTTTTTCTTCTTTCTGTGACATTTCTTCTGATTTTGCTAACCTTAAGGGACCATGCTGATCTGGGTATTAAACCATCTCTTCCAGGGGCTCAACTTAAACATATAATAACAAATATTATTGGCAAAGTTACTCCGTTGTATAAATTCTAGCACGAGCACAGTCTCACCACAAATCAATTGCAATACAAGTGTTGTCTTTCGGAACCATTAAgtcttaccctgcgttcacaccaaaagatgcatttgctgcccgaacgcgttgacgcctgagttttgcggcgcgtcaaatcaagttttgcggtgCGTCCAAAGTTTTGCAGCGcggcaaaggttttgcggcgcgtcaaaagttgaaatatttcaactcgagcagcatttgacgcgccgcaaaatacgtgaacgcgcccgccgcccgtgcccggcagcgggcacgggcatgccatgctgcaaatcagattttgacccgccacaaatcaaattttgctgcctgttttctcggcagcaaatgctgcggcagcaaagcagcaaagcgtctctacattcactttgaatgggatcttgacgcgcgtcaactttttgcatcttttgatgtgaacgcagggttagatTGGGGGCGGTGTTAAGGGATACCAGGGTATTCGCGCTCCCCTTACTTTCTTCTTGAAAGAGGCGTGTGCCGGATCGTCAGAACCCACCTGCAGTGGTGTTCTAACTGTACcccgagcccctcccctcttcgggggggggctgttggggCCAGCTGCTGCTTATAGGCGTGACTGCAGGCACAAACAATCAACTGTATAACTCGGGGGGACTTGACGACCACAACACCACACGGCTCCTTAGAACTTGGAGACTTGAGAGGCTAAACGAGTGTAAACCTTTTGGTGAATTGATGTTCTGTCCACACAGTTAGGAAAATGTATTcggataaaaatacaaaacatttaaattgatgAATCACTTATTTTGACTCATATGGTCCTTGTGAGGCAGTCTATGTGCTTAGGGGAAATATATTTAGAGATAGCTATTTTTAATACGTCTCCCTCCAGGCTGCTCTCATGTAAGCCCAGCCATATCCATGTAATTCAATTATAACTTGGTCACAAGCAAATCACTTAGTTCAACCACATTGTTCTTGTGAAACAATTTTCGCCGAAGGGTAGACGACAAAACCCACACAGCCATGAAACCGTCTCCTCTGTTTGGCTCGAGCTGGCGACAGTGAATCCTGTCACTCACTGAATCTTTAATGGAGTCTGAATGAAATCTTGCCagttatatataaatgtatcttGAGATGACTTCTTCTTCCAACCACTTAAGTAATTTATCAGCCACAGTATTCTGTTCAACTGCCATTCGTCTGCCAGTAGCCACCACACACGTTCAGCCCACAGATTGGTATCCTCCACCAAGAATCTATGGAAGAAGGGCACTTGCATCCCATCTATTCCATATTCTATTGGCCATAAGCAAGACTTCTCCAAGTAGGCTTATTACATATGAGACACAGCATTATATGCTAGACACAGCATTGTATGCTAGACACAGCATTATATGCTAGTAGACAATGTCATTAAATACTACAATGACTATCACCAGTGTCGTAGACACAACGTAATACCTTAATACTTTAACAAAATAAGAGGTAGAGcccctttttatatattaggtaaaaacatctaatgTGCCGTaattgagtgataggttatacaattaagaacaaacaacggtgggcctcttcataactaatttacatatttttttaatgcaataatgtatatatatttttttttttttacaaaccttagTTTTTGGTGCCCCtcaggtacttggtgccctacgcactctgcgtatagggagcggcgggccaGTCTGGAACACAGACTTTATTATCACTTGTACAGAAGTAATTACAAAACCAAAGAACTCCTGTTCTGGGATCAGGCTTGGCAAAACATATAAATTCCAACCCCCTGCACTGACCAGCACCCTATGACCTGGGCATGTACATTGGATACCTCTTGTCCCTTACATCAGTTCCCCATTGGTTTTTACCATGCACCAGTTAGCTGACTATAATAAATGAAAGGGCTCCTTTCATCTTCATGCTCACTCTGATGCCCTCGCCCTGCCTTCCTGCTTTGTTGAGAAAACCCTGTGTTCTGAGCGGTCACCACTTTAGAACCGGTTTTAACATTGAACCGCCTGTCTTGAGAACGTCCATCGCAGAGTGCTATCAGGAGGTGTTATAAGTGCCCCCTGGATGTTCCCTCAGAATGTGGTCTTTTTTATCCATACTCATTTATTTCATATTGCATGTAAGCAAGATAATGATTACCCATAAATGTCAGAGTGAATTTCTCCCATACCAGCAGCTTAGcttttaagtattttttttacacaggTGCGCTAGTGTATGCGCTAGTGAATGGAATAGAAACAACCCAAGCACCCACACAGGCGTATGCAGTACAGTTTGTTGGGGGGAATAAAATGAATCACCAGTATTATATACGTCTTATAACAAAGACTGAAGGGCTACCTCGGTTGCGTACGTTGGTCGTGAGAGACACCCACATTTAATGCACTAAGGCAGAATCACTAACAGTCATATGTGGTATCATATTGATCGCTGATGTTTTAGTGGAGCCAGGAGAGACGGTTTTGTTTGGTTCCCTGCCCAGACTGGTATGGTCCTTTTTTGTGTATGCCAGCGTAATGCACAATACAACACTGAGTGAATCAAAGATTCAAAGGTTTTTATTGATCAAATACTCATACAGCATGTGTAGTGAAATGTTTGTGACGTACTCTGTATTTCGGTtcttaaaatagaaataaaatacaatataagttTTAACTGAaatgaatattttaaaatatagGGATAAACAGGGAGATGTACAAAGTGTCATGTTTTTGAGAAGTCAATAACCGTGGTGCTGTTTGTTTCCCTTCTCTCCTGCAGGCGGATAACGACCCAGTTATGGGCTTCCAGCAGGTGTTTCAGTTGCGGAACGAGCTGGGGTCTTGGGGCTGCTCCAATGACATGTTCCGGTTGTCGATACACAATTTTGGAGCATAGCACTGTGGATCTTCTGTTGGGCTCGCACAAATTCTGCAGATGTACCTACCATCAAGATTTGACATCCAGCTCCTCAATTGTACAATGTTTTCTTTTAGTAAAAGCCTTCCCAAATTCTTCTGTTTACAATAAACATTTTTTCCATAGAGGATTTATATCCATCAATTGCCGTGCCTATTTATCAATGGAAAATGCTACTTTTATTGCAGGAATACGGTGCCGACCAGTTTAAATAAAATTTGTGCTGACTAAGTAATATACGCATCATTTATCCATATTAAGACCGTGGCTTTTGACAACACTGGAGGTGCAGTATCTCTTACTGGCCTCCAGGTGAAGCTTTAACCGCAAGCAAGCTCGACATTCGATTCAATGACGGCGACATGCAACAAAACCAGTTGTAACAGCGGAGGAGGTCACCTATATTAGTTGGATTACCAACAACACGACCCTCATCTTTCGGTACGACCGTCACATCCAAGACTATGACGCAAGCCAATGGTCAAATGGTAAGCACTGCAGCTGCCTGGGGTTTAAGAAACGCATAGGCCATTTCATGGTGGACAGGCTTGTCCACCATGTACCTTTTGTTTATGTTGAGTCAAGTTTTCTAGTCTATAATGACAATAAGGAAAGCTCTTAATTTGTAGTGCTATTTAGTGTTACCCTTTCTAGTCTACACGCACACTTCCGTGTAAAGTTACGTTTGCAGAAGTCAGTTGTAATGTTTTTACTCCGACGCATTGAAGCTAGGCTGTTGATGGTGGACCTACCCGCAGTTGTCAAAATGATCACAATTTAATTATAGCGTCATCGTTGCTATTTTTTATTTGCAAATGCGTTTATTTGATCCTATTTACCATTTAGATGTTCGCACAGAACTACTGCGCAAGCGCAGAGAACTATATTTTAAAGTCACAGTCCCTATTTATAAGGGGAGCTTCATCTACATAACTACCATTACTTTGTATAAACAATGGTTGCTTACCGTTCCGTACGCCATGCTGTATAATAAAATAACTTTTCGATTATTTATTAGAATGGGCAACTTAACACGAATTCAGACTACCTCAAGAATAAAGACAAAGAAGATGAACCCTTGCTCCGAGACAACCCAAGAAGATTTGTCATTTTCCCAATCCAATATCCTGACATTTGGAAGATGTATAAGCAGGCACAGGCTTCTTTCTGGACAGTTGAGGAGGTATGTGGTATCTGTTTTTGagtaatgtttttatttgatttttataTTAGGTTTATATATCTGACACAACTATTAACTCGTTTTTTCCATGGCACATGGTTACTTGCACTTTCATGCTTTGTTTTTTCGGTAGAAACATTAGACTTAATATTGATACAGAAGAGGAACTACTTTGTGCATTGCACAAGAGGTACAACTTTGTGCATTGCACACACGTGCATTCATTATCTGAATTATTTCCCTCTCCCTACTGGCTCTTTTCAAAAGGTGGATCTATCGAAGGACTTTGCTCACTGGAACAAACTGAAACCTG from the Gadus morhua chromosome 22, gadMor3.0, whole genome shotgun sequence genome contains:
- the LOC115535534 gene encoding nuclear transport factor 2: MADERPDWQKIGEEFIQLYYSRFDTGNRSSLGELYYQSAWMTWEGEMFHGKEVIVNKLTTLPFKTIQHNITKQDCQPTPDNCIVVMVMGQLKADNDPVMGFQQVFQLRNELGSWGCSNDMFRLSIHNFGA